From the Flavobacterium galactosidilyticum genome, one window contains:
- a CDS encoding ABC transporter ATP-binding protein: MIELKNIEKSFGGNKILKGISTVFETGKTNLIIGQSGSGKTVLLKSLLGIHTPESGHICFDGRIYSELAADEKRDLRTEIGMVFQGSALFDSMTVAENVGFPLKMFTRDNKAKIKERVDFVLERVALKDAHHKLPSEISGGMQKRVAIARAIVNRPKYLFCDEPNSGLDPNTSTLIDNLIKEITEEYDITTVINTHDMNSVMEIGDNILFLKNGLKAWQGTKEEIFITDNEAVVDFVYSSNLFRKVREAYLKG, encoded by the coding sequence ATGATAGAATTAAAAAACATAGAAAAATCATTTGGCGGTAATAAAATCCTTAAAGGCATTTCGACAGTTTTTGAAACTGGAAAAACTAATTTAATTATAGGGCAAAGTGGATCAGGCAAAACAGTTTTACTTAAAAGCCTTTTAGGTATACATACACCTGAATCAGGACATATCTGTTTTGATGGAAGAATATATTCCGAATTGGCTGCCGATGAAAAGAGAGACCTTAGAACCGAAATAGGAATGGTATTTCAAGGTAGTGCATTGTTTGACTCCATGACTGTTGCTGAAAATGTTGGTTTCCCTTTAAAAATGTTTACTAGAGATAACAAAGCTAAAATTAAAGAGCGTGTTGACTTTGTACTAGAAAGAGTAGCACTCAAAGATGCGCATCACAAATTACCTTCTGAAATTTCAGGAGGAATGCAAAAAAGAGTTGCAATTGCACGAGCAATCGTAAACCGTCCAAAATATCTTTTCTGTGACGAACCTAATTCTGGTCTTGATCCAAATACGTCTACCTTAATTGATAATTTAATTAAGGAAATTACCGAAGAATACGATATCACAACCGTTATTAATACACATGATATGAACTCGGTTATGGAAATTGGAGATAATATTTTATTCTTAAAAAATGGTCTTAAAGCTTGGCAAGGAACCAAAGAAGAAATTTTCATAACTGATAACGAAGCCGTAGTTGACTTTGTTTATTCTTCAAATTTATTCAGAAAAGTGAGAGAAGCGTATTTGAAGGGGTAA